A stretch of Haemophilus influenzae DNA encodes these proteins:
- a CDS encoding NADH:ubiquinone reductase (Na(+)-transporting) subunit B: MGLKNLFEKMEPAFLPGGKYSKLYPIFESIYTLLYTPGTVTHKNTHVRDALDSKRMMITVFLALFPAIFYGMYNVGNQAIPALNQLGNLDQLIANDWHYALASSLGLDLTANATWGSKMALGAIFFLPIYLVVFTVCTIWELLFSVVRGHEVNEGMFVSTILFALIVPPTLPLWQAALGITFGIIVAKEIFGGVGRNFMNPALAGRAFLFFAYPAQISGDTVWTAADGFSGATALSQWSQGGQGALQHTVTGAPITWMDAFVGNLPGSMGEVSTLAILIGGAVIVFTRIAAWRIIAGVMIGMIATSTLFNLIGSETNPMFSMPWHWHFVLGGFALGMVFMATDPVSASFTNTGKWWYGALIGVMAVLIRTVNPAYPEGMMLAILFANLFAPIFDYIVVQANIKRRRARTNG, from the coding sequence ATGGGTTTGAAAAATCTTTTTGAAAAAATGGAACCCGCGTTTTTACCCGGTGGTAAATACAGCAAGCTTTATCCGATCTTTGAATCGATTTATACCTTGCTTTATACACCTGGTACGGTAACGCACAAAAACACTCACGTTCGTGATGCGTTAGATTCAAAACGTATGATGATTACGGTTTTCCTTGCGTTGTTCCCTGCGATTTTCTATGGGATGTACAATGTGGGTAACCAAGCGATTCCAGCGTTAAATCAATTAGGCAATTTAGATCAACTAATTGCTAACGATTGGCACTATGCTCTTGCAAGTTCATTAGGTTTAGATTTAACTGCCAATGCAACTTGGGGCTCTAAAATGGCTCTTGGAGCAATTTTCTTTTTACCAATTTACTTAGTGGTATTTACCGTTTGTACTATTTGGGAATTGTTATTCTCTGTGGTTCGTGGTCACGAAGTAAATGAAGGAATGTTCGTTTCAACCATTTTATTTGCCTTGATCGTTCCACCAACATTGCCACTATGGCAAGCCGCATTAGGTATTACTTTTGGTATCATTGTTGCAAAAGAAATTTTTGGTGGCGTAGGTCGTAACTTTATGAACCCTGCACTTGCTGGTCGTGCGTTCTTATTCTTCGCATATCCAGCTCAAATTTCAGGCGATACGGTTTGGACTGCCGCAGATGGTTTCTCTGGTGCAACCGCACTTTCACAGTGGTCACAAGGTGGTCAAGGTGCATTGCAACATACCGTAACAGGCGCTCCAATTACTTGGATGGATGCTTTTGTTGGTAACTTACCTGGTTCAATGGGGGAAGTTTCTACCCTTGCAATTTTAATTGGCGGTGCTGTTATTGTATTCACTCGCATTGCAGCTTGGCGCATTATTGCTGGTGTGATGATTGGCATGATTGCAACCTCAACCTTGTTTAACCTAATTGGCTCAGAGACTAACCCTATGTTCTCAATGCCTTGGCATTGGCACTTTGTTTTAGGTGGGTTTGCATTGGGTATGGTATTTATGGCGACCGATCCTGTTTCAGCATCTTTTACTAATACTGGTAAATGGTGGTACGGTGCATTAATTGGCGTAATGGCTGTATTAATTCGTACTGTAAACCCAGCCTATCCAGAAGGAATGATGTTAGCGATTTTATTTGCAAACTTATTTGCACCGATTTTCGACTACATCGTTGTTCAAGCAAATATCAAACGTCGGAGAGCAAGAACAAATGGCTAA
- a CDS encoding Na(+)-translocating NADH-quinone reductase subunit A has translation MITIKKGLDLPIAGKPAQVIHSGNAVNQVAILGEEYVGMRPSMKVREGDVVKKGQVLFEDKKNPGVIFTAPASGTITAINRGEKRVLQSVVINVEGDEKITFAKYSTEQLNTLSSEQVKQNLIESGLWTALRTRPFSKVPSIESEASSIFVNAMDTNPLAADPSVVLKEYSQDFTNGLTVLSRLFPSKPLHLCKAGDSNIPTADLENLQIHDFTGVHPAGLVGTHIHFIDPVGIQKTVWHINYQDVIAVGKLFTTGELYSERVISLAGPQVKEPRLVRTIIGANLSQLTQNELSAGKNRVISGSVLCGQIAKDSHDYLGRYALQVSVIAEGNEKEFFGWIMPQANKYSVTRTVLGHFSKKLFNFTTSENGGERAMVPIGSYERVMPLDILPTLLLRDLIVGDTDGAQELGCLELDEEDLALCSFVCPGKYEYGSILRQVLDKIEKEG, from the coding sequence ATGATTACAATTAAGAAAGGTTTGGATCTCCCAATCGCGGGAAAACCAGCACAAGTAATCCATAGCGGCAACGCTGTGAATCAAGTTGCGATTCTAGGTGAGGAGTATGTGGGGATGCGTCCTTCAATGAAGGTACGCGAAGGCGATGTTGTGAAAAAAGGTCAAGTACTTTTTGAAGACAAAAAAAATCCTGGTGTAATTTTTACAGCCCCTGCAAGCGGTACCATCACTGCAATCAATCGTGGCGAAAAACGGGTATTACAATCTGTTGTTATTAATGTAGAAGGTGATGAAAAAATCACTTTTGCAAAATATAGCACAGAACAATTGAATACACTTTCTTCTGAACAAGTAAAACAAAACTTGATAGAATCTGGCTTATGGACGGCATTACGTACTCGTCCATTTAGTAAAGTTCCATCCATTGAAAGTGAAGCATCTTCTATTTTTGTAAACGCGATGGATACCAATCCATTAGCAGCCGATCCCTCTGTCGTATTAAAAGAATATTCGCAAGACTTCACTAACGGTTTAACCGTATTAAGTCGTCTATTCCCTTCAAAACCATTACACTTATGTAAAGCGGGCGATTCTAATATTCCCACTGCTGATCTTGAAAATTTACAGATTCATGATTTTACTGGTGTTCATCCAGCTGGTCTTGTAGGGACGCATATTCACTTTATTGATCCTGTCGGTATTCAAAAAACTGTATGGCATATCAATTATCAAGATGTGATCGCTGTAGGTAAATTATTTACAACAGGCGAACTTTATTCAGAACGAGTAATTTCTCTTGCAGGTCCTCAAGTGAAAGAACCTCGTTTAGTACGTACAATAATCGGTGCTAATCTTTCTCAATTAACCCAAAATGAATTAAGTGCGGGTAAAAATCGTGTAATTTCTGGCTCAGTTCTTTGTGGTCAAATAGCAAAAGATTCACATGATTATTTAGGTCGCTATGCTCTGCAAGTATCAGTAATCGCTGAAGGTAATGAAAAAGAATTTTTTGGTTGGATTATGCCACAAGCCAATAAATATTCTGTGACTCGTACCGTATTAGGCCACTTCAGTAAAAAATTGTTTAATTTTACTACTTCAGAAAATGGTGGCGAACGTGCAATGGTGCCAATCGGTAGCTATGAGCGCGTAATGCCGTTGGACATTTTACCTACATTATTATTACGTGATTTAATCGTGGGCGATACTGATGGCGCTCAAGAGTTAGGTTGTCTGGAATTAGACGAAGAAGACTTGGCGTTATGTTCTTTCGTTTGTCCAGGCAAATATGAATACGGTTCAATCTTGCGTCAAGTCTTAGATAAGATTGAGAAGGAAGGTTAA
- the asd gene encoding archaetidylserine decarboxylase (Phosphatidylserine decarboxylase is synthesized as a single chain precursor. Generation of the pyruvoyl active site from a Ser is coupled to cleavage of a Gly-Ser bond between the larger (beta) and smaller (alpha chains). It is an integral membrane protein.), with protein MTSNSYWQRLKVAFQYVMPQIYLTQIAGWFAKQKWGKTTHFVIKAFAKKYNIDMSIAQKEQFSDYASFNEFFIRPLKENARPINQNPTTLCLPADGRISECGHIDDNLLLQAKGHFFSLEDLLAEDKELVETFKNGEFATTYLSPRDYHRVHMPCDATLRKMIYVPGDLFSVNPFLAQHVPNLFARNERVICVFDTEFGTMVQILVGATITASIGTTWAGVINPPRHNEVKTWTYEGESAVKLLKGQEMGWFQLGSTVINLFQANQVRLADHLSVNEPVRMGEILAYKK; from the coding sequence ATGACTTCAAATTCTTATTGGCAACGCTTAAAAGTGGCATTTCAATATGTCATGCCGCAAATTTATTTAACTCAAATTGCTGGCTGGTTTGCTAAACAAAAATGGGGCAAAACAACACATTTTGTAATTAAAGCTTTTGCGAAAAAATACAACATTGATATGAGCATTGCGCAAAAAGAACAATTTTCTGATTACGCAAGTTTTAATGAATTTTTTATTCGTCCGTTAAAAGAAAACGCGCGTCCAATTAATCAAAATCCAACCACACTTTGTTTACCAGCAGACGGTCGCATTAGTGAGTGCGGTCATATTGACGATAATCTTTTATTGCAAGCTAAGGGGCATTTTTTCAGCCTAGAAGACTTACTGGCAGAAGATAAAGAATTAGTGGAAACCTTTAAAAATGGGGAATTTGCTACTACTTATCTTTCTCCTCGTGATTATCACCGAGTGCATATGCCGTGCGATGCTACGCTACGCAAAATGATTTATGTGCCGGGTGATTTATTCTCTGTGAATCCATTTTTAGCCCAACATGTACCAAATTTATTTGCACGTAATGAACGTGTGATTTGTGTATTTGATACTGAATTTGGCACAATGGTACAAATTTTAGTGGGTGCAACCATCACTGCAAGTATTGGCACAACTTGGGCAGGCGTAATTAATCCACCACGCCACAACGAAGTGAAAACTTGGACTTATGAAGGCGAAAGTGCGGTCAAATTATTGAAAGGTCAAGAAATGGGTTGGTTCCAACTTGGTTCAACAGTAATTAATTTATTCCAAGCCAATCAAGTGCGTTTGGCTGATCATTTAAGCGTAAATGAACCTGTTCGCATGGGCGAAATCTTGGCATATAAAAAATAA
- the gorA gene encoding glutathione-disulfide reductase, with translation MTKHYDYIAIGGGSGGIASLNRAASYGKKCAIIEAKHLGGTCVNVGCVPKKVMFYGAHIAEAINNYAPDYGFDVEVKKFDFSKLIESRQAYISRIHTSYNNVLAKNNIDVINGFGKFVDAHTIEVTLADGTKEQVTADHILIATGGRPYRPNIKGQEYGIDSDGFFALTELPKRAVVIGAGYIAVELSGVLNSLGVETHLLVRRHAPMRNQDPLIVETLVEVLAQDGIQLHTNSTPSEIVKNADGSLTVKCDGQSDVTVDCVIWAAGRVPATDKIGLENAGVETNEHGYVKVDKYQNTNVKGIYAVGDIIENGIELTPVAVAAGRRLSERLFNNKPTEYLDYSLVPTVVFSHPPIGTVGLTEPQAIEQYGAENVKVYKSFFTAMYTAVTQHRQPCKMKLVCVGKDEKVVGLHGIGFGVDEMIQGFAVAIKMGATKADFDNTVAIHPTGSEEFVTMR, from the coding sequence ATGACTAAACATTATGATTATATTGCTATTGGCGGTGGCAGTGGCGGTATTGCGTCTCTAAATCGAGCAGCAAGCTATGGAAAAAAATGTGCAATCATTGAAGCAAAACATCTTGGAGGCACTTGTGTAAATGTAGGTTGCGTACCTAAAAAAGTAATGTTTTATGGCGCGCATATTGCAGAAGCAATCAACAATTATGCGCCAGATTATGGTTTTGATGTTGAAGTGAAAAAATTTGATTTTTCAAAACTGATTGAAAGTCGCCAAGCCTATATTAGTCGTATCCATACATCTTATAATAATGTATTAGCGAAAAATAATATTGATGTAATTAATGGTTTCGGAAAATTTGTCGATGCCCATACTATTGAAGTAACACTTGCTGATGGTACAAAAGAGCAAGTAACCGCAGATCATATTTTAATCGCAACTGGTGGCCGCCCATATCGTCCAAATATTAAAGGACAAGAATACGGCATTGATTCGGATGGTTTCTTTGCATTAACCGAATTACCAAAACGTGCTGTTGTTATTGGTGCAGGCTATATTGCTGTTGAACTTTCTGGCGTATTAAACAGCTTAGGCGTGGAAACACATTTATTAGTGCGTCGCCATGCGCCAATGCGTAATCAGGATCCATTAATCGTAGAAACATTAGTGGAAGTGCTTGCGCAAGATGGAATTCAATTACATACCAATTCTACCCCATCTGAAATTGTAAAAAATGCAGATGGTTCACTTACTGTAAAATGTGATGGTCAATCTGATGTTACCGTAGATTGCGTTATTTGGGCGGCAGGTCGTGTTCCAGCGACAGATAAAATTGGCTTAGAAAATGCAGGTGTAGAAACAAATGAACACGGCTATGTCAAAGTAGATAAATATCAAAATACTAATGTGAAAGGCATTTATGCGGTAGGCGATATTATTGAAAACGGCATTGAATTAACACCAGTTGCAGTTGCAGCAGGTCGTCGCCTTTCTGAGCGTTTATTTAATAATAAACCGACTGAATATTTAGATTACAGTTTAGTTCCAACCGTTGTATTTAGCCATCCGCCTATCGGCACTGTAGGTTTAACTGAACCGCAAGCGATTGAGCAGTACGGCGCAGAAAATGTTAAGGTATATAAATCTTTTTTCACAGCGATGTACACTGCGGTAACTCAACATCGCCAACCGTGCAAAATGAAATTAGTTTGTGTGGGTAAAGATGAAAAAGTTGTGGGTTTACATGGTATTGGTTTCGGTGTAGATGAAATGATTCAAGGATTTGCAGTAGCAATCAAAATGGGCGCAACAAAAGCTGATTTTGACAATACGGTGGCAATTCATCCAACAGGTTCAGAAGAATTTGTAACAATGCGTTAA
- a CDS encoding YajG family lipoprotein — protein MALVNKIKTLSSVGILAATLFLAGCQAQSNILAFTPPVPSASMNVNRTAVVSVTTKDSRTIQEIASYTKHGELIKLNASPSVTQLFQQVMQQNLISKGFRIGQLNGSNAWVTVDVHEFGTQVEQGNLRYKLNTKIQATVYVQGAKGSYNKSFNVTRSQEGVFNADNDEIHKVLSQTFNDIVNNIYQDQEVAAAINQYSN, from the coding sequence ATGGCATTAGTAAACAAAATTAAAACATTATCATCAGTAGGTATTCTAGCTGCTACATTATTTCTTGCAGGCTGCCAAGCACAATCAAATATATTAGCATTTACACCGCCTGTGCCAAGTGCTTCAATGAATGTTAATCGAACTGCCGTTGTATCTGTTACAACAAAAGATAGCCGCACAATACAAGAGATTGCGAGTTATACGAAACACGGGGAACTGATTAAATTAAATGCATCCCCAAGTGTTACACAATTATTTCAGCAAGTGATGCAGCAAAATTTAATTAGTAAAGGCTTTAGAATTGGGCAATTAAATGGTTCAAATGCGTGGGTAACTGTAGATGTGCATGAATTTGGTACGCAAGTAGAACAAGGTAATCTTCGTTATAAACTTAATACTAAAATTCAAGCGACAGTTTATGTACAAGGTGCGAAAGGTTCGTATAATAAATCATTTAATGTCACGCGTTCACAAGAGGGCGTATTTAATGCGGACAATGATGAAATTCATAAAGTGCTATCTCAAACTTTTAATGATATTGTGAACAATATTTATCAAGATCAAGAAGTTGCGGCTGCGATTAACCAATATTCTAATTAA